In Trueperaceae bacterium, a single genomic region encodes these proteins:
- a CDS encoding 3-keto-5-aminohexanoate cleavage protein has protein sequence MSPNKVIISCAVTGAIHTPSMSPYLPADPDAIRDAAIGAAEAGAAILHVHARHPSDGRPKQDPDLFRRFLPAISQATDAVINITTGGSPHMTVQERIKPAATLSPELASLNMGSMNMGLYPMLRRFKEFRHDWEREHLENSRDMVFKNTYADMEQILGTCGGNGTRFEFECYDVGHLYNLAHLLDQELVEPPLFIQTIFGLLGGIGSHPEDLIHMRRTADRLFGSDYEWSVLAAGRFQIPLGTMGVTMGSNVRVGLEDSLWLGPGKLAESNAAQVRQIRSVLEGLSLEVASPDEARERLRLKGADKVAF, from the coding sequence GTGAGCCCTAATAAGGTAATCATTAGCTGTGCTGTCACCGGTGCGATCCATACGCCCTCGATGTCCCCGTACTTGCCAGCTGACCCAGACGCAATCCGAGATGCAGCTATCGGTGCTGCCGAAGCAGGTGCAGCGATTCTTCATGTGCACGCGCGTCATCCGTCTGATGGTCGTCCCAAGCAGGATCCTGACCTCTTTCGTAGGTTTTTGCCCGCTATTAGCCAAGCAACTGACGCAGTAATCAACATCACTACTGGCGGCAGCCCACACATGACTGTGCAGGAGCGTATTAAACCTGCAGCTACACTCTCACCTGAGCTAGCATCTCTCAATATGGGTTCGATGAATATGGGTCTATACCCGATGCTTAGGCGCTTCAAGGAGTTCCGTCATGACTGGGAGCGCGAACATCTTGAGAATAGTCGTGACATGGTTTTTAAGAATACTTATGCTGATATGGAGCAAATTCTTGGGACCTGCGGAGGGAATGGTACCCGTTTTGAGTTCGAGTGCTACGACGTAGGGCATCTCTACAATCTCGCCCACCTCCTCGATCAGGAATTAGTCGAACCACCCCTCTTCATTCAAACGATCTTTGGATTACTTGGCGGTATTGGTTCCCACCCAGAGGACCTAATCCATATGCGACGTACCGCCGACCGATTATTTGGTAGCGATTACGAATGGTCAGTACTTGCCGCGGGTCGATTTCAAATACCATTGGGCACTATGGGCGTAACCATGGGCTCTAACGTGCGGGTTGGGCTAGAGGATTCCCTATGGTTGGGCCCTGGGAAGCTAGCCGAGTCAAATGCAGCCCAGGTCAGGCAGATCCGAAGTGTTCTGGAGGGTTTGTCCCTAGAGGTGGCCTCGCCAGATGAGGCAAGAGAACGATTACGACTAAAGGGAGCTGACAAGGTAGCCTTCTGA
- a CDS encoding erythromycin biosynthesis sensory transduction protein eryC1 codes for MHVRVLSMSINKDYQQLRTTGESPVVPWSGNALQYRDLREELAPEIERVLSSGKYVLNEDVAAFEEEFAAYCGVQHAVAVRSGSDAIAVLLRALGMRSEDEVVLPANSCSSEPNAILLGGGKPIPVDILASTYNLDPDQIEGAIGPRTRLIHAVHAYGQPCDMESINRIAKHHGLPVLEDIALAPGARINGERVGRFGDFAIASFGQGKILNSAGNGGGILLTNDGSVAERARSFANYGGGVNPDPEHVRTTYLPPGRQRVWLQPGLNSSLDAIQAAILRVKLRHLDRFVKARAERARSYDSQLAGLDVITPVISDGVTSAYRGYIIRVKDRDRVLAHLQGSGVEAATMYLPPVHLQPAMTRFGYSESDFPVTEQVARELIVLPIYPELTEDQINYVTQTLEEALSGDII; via the coding sequence ATGCATGTAAGGGTTCTTAGTATGAGCATCAATAAGGACTACCAACAACTTCGGACTACAGGGGAGTCCCCTGTCGTGCCTTGGAGTGGCAATGCGCTTCAGTACCGGGACCTCAGGGAAGAGCTCGCTCCAGAGATAGAGAGGGTACTTTCGAGCGGGAAGTACGTTTTGAATGAGGACGTTGCTGCCTTTGAAGAAGAGTTTGCTGCTTACTGCGGAGTCCAACACGCAGTTGCGGTTCGCTCTGGATCTGACGCCATTGCAGTGCTTTTGCGGGCTTTAGGCATGCGAAGCGAGGACGAGGTTGTTTTGCCCGCTAACTCCTGTTCTAGTGAGCCTAACGCCATCCTACTAGGTGGCGGTAAGCCAATTCCTGTTGACATTCTTGCAAGCACCTATAATTTGGATCCAGATCAGATTGAAGGAGCTATCGGGCCGAGAACACGGCTGATACATGCTGTCCATGCTTACGGACAACCTTGCGACATGGAGTCAATAAACCGTATTGCGAAACACCATGGTTTACCTGTGCTTGAGGATATTGCTCTTGCCCCGGGCGCTCGGATTAACGGCGAAAGGGTTGGGCGGTTTGGTGACTTTGCAATTGCCAGTTTTGGTCAAGGCAAGATTCTTAACTCAGCTGGTAATGGTGGTGGGATCCTACTAACAAATGACGGAAGTGTTGCTGAACGAGCTCGGTCATTTGCCAACTATGGTGGAGGCGTAAATCCTGATCCTGAACACGTTCGTACAACATATCTCCCTCCCGGTCGCCAGCGCGTTTGGCTCCAGCCTGGGCTTAACAGCTCTCTTGATGCGATTCAGGCCGCAATTTTGCGGGTCAAATTACGTCATCTAGATCGTTTCGTGAAAGCACGTGCTGAACGAGCTAGGAGTTACGACTCACAACTTGCAGGATTAGACGTAATTACACCGGTTATCTCTGATGGTGTCACTAGTGCATACCGGGGTTATATCATCCGCGTTAAGGATCGTGACCGGGTTCTGGCACACTTACAGGGTAGTGGTGTGGAGGCAGCCACAATGTATCTTCCTCCAGTACATCTTCAACCAGCCATGACACGCTTTGGGTATTCCGAAAGTGATTTTCCCGTGACTGAGCAGGTGGCACGAGAATTGATTGTACTACCAATCTATCCTGAGTTAACTGAGGATCAAATAAATTACGTGACTCAAACGCTCGAGGAGGCATTATCGGGAGATATTATTTGA
- a CDS encoding carbonic anhydrase, whose product MKTLIDKNRRFAEFFDYGDLTIVPRKKILILTCLDSRVDPAHTMELELGEAFVMRNIGGRVTDQIVEQIAILRAMIKSVDGSSLDLAIIHHTDCGVFRFADPKVRQRLGLLAGTGEVPMKKLAIKDPEAGIAEDLSRLRAASILPDGLIVSGYLYDVKDGNLHETLAPVPLRGS is encoded by the coding sequence GTGAAGACTCTAATTGATAAGAACCGTCGCTTTGCAGAATTTTTCGATTATGGTGACTTGACCATTGTGCCCCGTAAAAAAATCCTGATTTTGACCTGTCTTGATTCGCGGGTTGATCCGGCCCATACTATGGAACTTGAGCTCGGAGAGGCTTTTGTGATGCGCAACATTGGTGGGAGAGTTACAGACCAAATTGTGGAACAGATCGCAATTCTTCGAGCGATGATTAAATCCGTTGATGGTAGTTCTCTGGATCTTGCAATTATTCATCACACGGACTGTGGGGTTTTCCGATTTGCAGATCCCAAAGTTAGGCAACGCCTGGGATTATTGGCCGGAACTGGTGAAGTCCCGATGAAAAAGCTGGCTATAAAGGACCCAGAGGCCGGCATTGCGGAGGATTTAAGTCGACTCCGAGCTGCTTCGATCTTGCCAGATGGCTTGATTGTTTCTGGGTACCTCTATGATGTAAAAGACGGCAACCTACATGAGACTTTGGCTCCAGTACCTCTAAGAGGTTCATGA